A single region of the Hoeflea prorocentri genome encodes:
- a CDS encoding DUF4329 domain-containing protein, with amino-acid sequence MSIDATAQSSDGPMEEVDAFAIKHLDSIQPRSIRDRAEYCGLFFHDSQGQLAATPARKGGPDGCTPEIGPDDADIIASYHTHGAFSPEADTEVPSVDDLTADFMEGIDGYVATPGGRVWLNLLEEEITVELCGPGCIHTDPAFRPCPAFEPEAEYTIKGLVERAAEDTGEC; translated from the coding sequence ATGAGCATTGATGCAACGGCTCAATCCAGCGATGGGCCGATGGAGGAAGTCGATGCTTTCGCCATCAAGCATCTGGACAGCATTCAGCCGCGATCGATCCGCGACAGGGCCGAATATTGCGGCCTGTTCTTCCACGATTCACAAGGCCAACTCGCCGCCACCCCGGCCCGCAAGGGAGGACCCGACGGCTGTACGCCGGAAATCGGCCCGGACGATGCAGACATCATCGCCTCCTACCACACCCACGGCGCGTTCTCGCCGGAGGCCGATACGGAAGTCCCCTCAGTCGACGATCTCACCGCCGACTTCATGGAGGGTATCGACGGCTATGTCGCCACCCCCGGCGGCCGCGTCTGGCTCAATCTGCTGGAAGAGGAGATCACGGTGGAACTCTGCGGCCCCGGCTGCATTCACACAGACCCCGCCTTCCGCCCCTGCCCGGCCTTTGAGCCGGAGGCTGAGTATACGATTAAGGGTTTGGTGGAACGTGCGGCGGAGGATACGGGGGAATGTTGA
- a CDS encoding ABC transporter permease — MYLLNFLIRRLLQGVLVLLIVTFAIFTLLRVVPGDPARLIVGGMAPDEVVEQKAEELGLNDPIPVQFVRYLGDIVRGDFGNSFLRPKSGATVGAAAHDDPTRADRAEVLDLILERIPLTLQLAALAIAFALIISFPLGVAAGLNPGKWQDKLAFFAGSVFVSIPSFWLGVVLALLLSVQWGILPSIGYKGFEYTILPAFVLAIEMSPFIIRTLSVSIAQVMQEEFISVAPLRGLRRARIVAAHAIRNASIPLLNLFGIQLGILLGGVLVIELIFDYPGLGRLTINAVLQRDFPIIQGVAIFIAGLFVFINIAVDLAASFIDPRLEY; from the coding sequence TTGTATCTTCTGAACTTTCTCATTCGGCGTTTGCTGCAGGGCGTACTTGTCCTTTTGATCGTGACCTTCGCGATCTTTACCCTGCTCAGGGTTGTCCCTGGGGATCCCGCGCGCTTGATCGTCGGTGGAATGGCCCCCGATGAGGTGGTCGAGCAGAAGGCAGAAGAGCTTGGGCTCAATGACCCGATTCCCGTGCAGTTCGTTCGTTATCTGGGCGACATCGTCAGGGGCGATTTCGGCAACTCATTCTTGCGACCAAAGAGCGGTGCCACTGTCGGTGCGGCCGCTCACGACGATCCGACAAGGGCGGATCGTGCGGAGGTCCTCGATCTCATACTTGAACGAATACCGCTTACGCTACAGCTCGCAGCGCTTGCGATTGCATTTGCGCTGATTATTTCGTTTCCGCTTGGCGTTGCAGCCGGCCTGAACCCGGGAAAGTGGCAAGACAAGCTCGCATTTTTTGCCGGTTCAGTTTTTGTCTCAATCCCAAGCTTCTGGCTTGGCGTTGTCCTGGCTCTGTTACTGTCTGTGCAGTGGGGCATTCTGCCGTCCATCGGATACAAGGGTTTCGAATACACAATACTGCCGGCATTTGTCCTGGCGATCGAGATGTCGCCGTTCATCATTCGAACGCTCTCAGTTTCCATCGCTCAGGTCATGCAGGAAGAGTTTATCTCCGTCGCTCCACTTCGAGGCTTGAGGCGAGCCCGTATTGTCGCGGCTCATGCCATCCGCAATGCATCAATTCCGCTGTTGAACCTGTTCGGCATTCAGCTGGGCATCCTTTTGGGGGGAGTTCTGGTGATTGAGTTAATCTTCGACTACCCGGGGCTTGGCCGTTTGACGATCAACGCAGTTCTTCAACGTGATTTTCCGATTATTCAAGGCGTGGCAATCTTCATCGCCGGCCTGTTTGTTTTCATCAACATCGCCGTCGATCTCGCCGCCAGTTTTATCGACCCGAGGTTGGAGTACTGA
- a CDS encoding ABC transporter permease, producing the protein MTDVVTKTAVPPQLAGAANRLSPTQRMLKEAWTRTSFKVGLFVFVGLIAAALIYPEFSSTDPTKMNIRARFVPPLFLGENWSWAHPFGTDHLGRDLFLRCLIGLRWSVLIGCSSVIMMFAIGCGLGMYAGFKGNWTDTIIMRITDAQLSIPFIILAITILGVSRPTVPAIILVLGLSSWPLYARVARSVTLSEKGKEYIRAQRVLGATDWRILILFLAPAILPPIAFVAVLDVARMMIFEAILGFIGLGIQPPTPSFGSIIADGRKYLINAWWIATMPGVLLLVTLTSLNLMGAALEKARNDVLRGAA; encoded by the coding sequence ATGACGGATGTGGTGACAAAAACCGCCGTGCCGCCGCAATTGGCTGGAGCCGCCAATCGTCTCTCACCGACACAGAGGATGCTCAAGGAGGCCTGGACACGCACGTCGTTCAAGGTCGGGTTGTTCGTCTTTGTCGGGTTGATCGCTGCAGCGCTGATCTATCCGGAGTTCAGCTCAACCGATCCGACAAAGATGAATATTCGGGCGCGCTTCGTGCCCCCGCTGTTTCTCGGGGAGAACTGGAGTTGGGCTCACCCGTTCGGCACCGATCATCTCGGACGCGATCTGTTTTTGCGTTGTCTCATTGGTCTTCGGTGGTCGGTCCTGATCGGCTGTTCCAGTGTGATCATGATGTTTGCCATCGGTTGCGGTCTGGGCATGTATGCAGGTTTCAAGGGAAACTGGACTGACACCATCATCATGCGGATCACCGATGCACAACTGTCAATTCCGTTCATCATTCTCGCGATAACCATACTTGGCGTCTCGCGTCCTACGGTCCCCGCCATTATTCTTGTGCTCGGTCTGTCCAGTTGGCCACTTTATGCGCGTGTTGCCCGCAGTGTGACTCTGTCGGAGAAGGGCAAGGAATATATCAGGGCTCAGCGCGTTCTCGGTGCCACAGACTGGCGTATCCTCATTTTGTTTCTGGCGCCTGCGATATTGCCTCCCATAGCATTTGTCGCAGTGCTCGACGTGGCAAGAATGATGATTTTCGAAGCCATTCTCGGCTTCATTGGACTGGGCATCCAGCCGCCAACTCCGTCGTTTGGCAGCATTATCGCAGACGGTCGAAAGTACCTCATAAACGCATGGTGGATTGCCACCATGCCAGGTGTTCTTCTGCTGGTGACGCTGACAAGTCTCAACTTGATGGGCGCGGCGCTCGAAAAGGCGCGTAATGATGTGCTGCGGGGGGCAGCGTGA
- a CDS encoding ABC transporter substrate-binding protein, with translation MAIDRREFLKRSSMAAALAASGAPLINGAFFSSPAYAGSDKAINFLSAENLTGNWDPSSHTTLGQINFEGFVFGYLTRAPMRPQNPDELVMELAESMELLDEHTLQFKLKKGVTFHNGEPFTAADVKATFEYASKPDRPAQWYPGPVTVDVVDDHTANVNTKAHGYPASLFWFLSAFLPIMSAKDVANPTRLSEFPNGTGAFKFVRQDGNTSVLEANPDFVLGAPKVPGVNFTFVGDATTRMLSLLSGEADIIERLEAEQVQTIESKPGYSLNQAVSVENKYLWFRCSKPPFDDWRLRRAVCHSIDRNLILEVLGVSGTPSNAWISPVKFGYVDTPNYPEYDPDMAQKFLAEAGFPGAKGLPKLEYITSVGFYPKTKEYGEVITAMLQEQGFDIEFSAMEIAAWADRLYDRPGGGPGHMIDCGWATGSPEPDLVLRTHFHSSSKRICGIDDPELDAVLDKERDATDPAVRKKIIQEEVMPMLADKAPALSLFTSVFIHAFRDELKGMYIYPNGMMDAVNATNEA, from the coding sequence ATGGCTATTGATAGGCGTGAGTTCCTGAAGAGGTCGTCAATGGCCGCAGCCCTGGCTGCGTCCGGCGCGCCTTTGATAAATGGAGCCTTCTTTTCAAGTCCCGCCTATGCGGGGTCGGACAAGGCGATCAATTTCCTTTCAGCCGAAAACCTGACCGGTAACTGGGACCCAAGTTCCCACACCACGCTTGGTCAGATCAATTTCGAGGGCTTTGTGTTCGGGTACCTGACGCGCGCACCAATGCGGCCTCAGAATCCCGATGAGCTGGTGATGGAACTCGCCGAAAGCATGGAGCTGCTGGATGAACACACGCTTCAGTTCAAACTCAAAAAGGGCGTGACTTTTCACAATGGAGAGCCCTTCACCGCCGCCGACGTCAAGGCGACATTTGAATATGCGTCAAAACCCGACCGTCCGGCGCAATGGTATCCGGGTCCGGTAACGGTAGATGTTGTCGACGACCACACAGCCAACGTGAACACAAAGGCGCACGGATATCCCGCCAGCCTGTTCTGGTTCCTCTCAGCCTTCCTTCCGATTATGTCGGCAAAGGATGTGGCCAACCCGACACGATTGTCCGAGTTCCCGAACGGAACCGGTGCTTTCAAGTTCGTCCGGCAGGATGGCAACACTTCCGTGCTGGAGGCCAACCCCGACTTTGTACTCGGCGCACCAAAGGTGCCCGGTGTGAATTTCACGTTCGTTGGCGATGCAACAACACGCATGTTGTCGTTGTTGTCCGGTGAAGCCGACATTATCGAGAGGCTTGAAGCGGAGCAGGTGCAAACGATTGAATCCAAGCCCGGATACTCGCTCAACCAAGCCGTATCGGTGGAAAACAAGTATCTCTGGTTCCGCTGCTCAAAGCCGCCGTTTGACGATTGGCGCCTGCGCCGAGCGGTGTGCCACTCGATTGATCGAAATCTCATTCTGGAAGTACTTGGTGTTTCCGGGACTCCCTCCAACGCCTGGATATCACCGGTCAAGTTCGGATATGTGGATACACCCAACTATCCCGAATACGACCCCGATATGGCCCAGAAGTTCCTGGCAGAAGCCGGCTTCCCGGGAGCCAAGGGACTGCCGAAACTCGAATACATCACCTCCGTTGGTTTCTATCCGAAAACAAAGGAATACGGTGAAGTCATCACGGCGATGCTGCAGGAGCAGGGCTTTGACATTGAGTTCAGCGCTATGGAAATCGCTGCATGGGCCGACAGGCTTTATGACCGTCCAGGCGGCGGACCCGGTCATATGATCGATTGTGGCTGGGCGACGGGTTCGCCTGAACCTGATCTGGTTTTGCGCACACATTTCCACTCCTCGTCGAAGCGGATCTGCGGCATCGATGATCCCGAATTGGATGCGGTACTCGACAAGGAGCGCGATGCCACGGATCCCGCTGTACGCAAGAAGATCATCCAGGAGGAAGTCATGCCAATGTTGGCGGACAAGGCGCCTGCGTTGAGCCTCTTTACATCCGTATTCATCCACGCGTTCCGTGATGAATTGAAGGGCATGTATATCTATCCGAACGGAATGATGGACGCGGTCAACGCAACGAACGAAGCCTAA
- a CDS encoding SIMPL domain-containing protein translates to MISRRSLTFALALAVLPVTALASDDKGQKPGIVAVTGEGTARLVPDMAVMTLTVMRQDKTARDALNANNSAMAEVLAAMSADGVEQRDLQTSGFSIDPQYFYPDRKNNEPVEPQITGYRVSNTLTVRIRDLDKLGALLDKSVTLGVNQGGHIMFTNDDPSAAITEARKDAMKNALAKATTLVEAAGAGLGRITQISEQQYRPQPIPMARAEMAMKASADAAVPVASGENTYRVTVNVSFEIDQ, encoded by the coding sequence ATGATTTCTCGACGCAGCCTGACCTTCGCCCTTGCCCTTGCCGTTCTGCCCGTGACGGCGCTCGCCAGCGATGATAAGGGGCAAAAACCCGGTATCGTCGCCGTCACCGGCGAGGGAACGGCCCGCCTTGTGCCCGATATGGCAGTCATGACGCTGACCGTCATGCGCCAGGACAAGACCGCCCGCGACGCACTCAACGCCAACAACTCCGCGATGGCGGAGGTGCTCGCCGCCATGAGCGCCGATGGCGTCGAACAGCGCGACCTGCAAACCTCGGGCTTTTCCATCGACCCGCAATATTTCTACCCGGACCGCAAGAACAACGAGCCGGTGGAGCCGCAAATCACTGGCTACCGCGTCTCAAACACGCTGACGGTACGCATCCGCGATCTCGACAAGCTTGGCGCCCTGCTCGACAAATCCGTCACGCTGGGTGTCAACCAAGGCGGCCACATCATGTTTACCAATGACGATCCATCCGCCGCCATCACCGAGGCGCGCAAGGACGCCATGAAAAACGCGCTCGCCAAGGCAACGACGCTGGTGGAAGCTGCCGGCGCGGGCCTTGGCCGCATCACCCAGATCAGCGAACAGCAATACCGCCCGCAGCCTATACCGATGGCGCGCGCGGAGATGGCGATGAAGGCATCGGCCGATGCCGCCGTGCCCGTCGCCTCCGGTGAAAACACCTACCGGGTGACGGTCAATGTCAGTTTCGAGATCGACCAGTAG
- a CDS encoding amidase, whose amino-acid sequence MAKSVTKTAREIARGEQSSRSIVESCLSAIKTKNSTLNAFSDIYEDEALSLAEERDAERKKGELRGSLHGVPVGVKDLFYIKDRRTARGSAAFSEFVPSETAPIVERLEAAGAIVIGKTTTTEMGWSGSSVSEYYGSTRNPWNAQLTSGGSSSGSASALVSGMVPMTLGSDGGGSVRIPAAFCGHFALKGSLARIPTYPWSATEMLSHAGPMTLTATDSALLFDILKGPDPRDHHALPDDGLCYCGAEVDMARLRVAYAPTLFGVDVDDEVDRVIRRAVQRLKDAFGIAVEAVSPDWVDPIKIFETLWVAGRGVAYGKKANGAGSSFGSGFANLVRQSCRIDLEDYLDATKARAVYAAGVHHFFERFDILLTPTIPILPFDAELEAPEGMGSNSDVLPWTGWTPFTYPFNITGNPAASIPAGLSSTGMPVGLQVIGRRHSDATVLAFCRDLEEKAGFFVMKGDLPELVEAVE is encoded by the coding sequence ATGGCAAAGTCCGTGACAAAAACAGCCAGGGAAATTGCAAGGGGAGAACAGAGTTCTCGTTCAATTGTCGAGAGCTGTTTGTCCGCCATAAAAACCAAAAACTCCACGCTCAATGCGTTTTCCGATATTTATGAAGACGAAGCCCTATCGCTCGCGGAAGAGCGAGATGCGGAACGCAAAAAGGGAGAGCTTCGCGGGTCGCTTCACGGAGTTCCGGTGGGTGTGAAGGACCTGTTCTACATAAAGGATCGACGAACCGCGCGCGGTTCTGCTGCATTCTCAGAGTTTGTTCCATCCGAAACGGCGCCGATAGTCGAAAGGCTCGAGGCTGCTGGCGCCATTGTCATTGGCAAGACAACAACCACCGAAATGGGTTGGAGTGGCTCGAGCGTCTCGGAATACTATGGTTCGACAAGGAATCCCTGGAACGCCCAACTGACGAGCGGAGGATCATCAAGTGGGTCTGCATCGGCACTCGTCTCCGGGATGGTGCCGATGACACTCGGATCTGATGGCGGCGGCTCCGTCCGAATTCCCGCCGCCTTTTGCGGTCATTTTGCGCTGAAGGGCAGTCTTGCGCGCATTCCGACATATCCGTGGAGTGCAACAGAGATGCTTTCGCATGCCGGCCCGATGACCTTGACGGCTACCGACTCCGCCTTGCTCTTCGATATCTTGAAGGGGCCTGATCCGCGCGACCATCATGCGCTGCCGGATGACGGGTTGTGCTATTGCGGCGCCGAGGTCGACATGGCCAGACTTCGAGTGGCTTATGCGCCGACCCTGTTCGGGGTTGATGTTGACGATGAGGTCGACCGTGTCATTCGGCGAGCTGTTCAACGTTTGAAAGATGCTTTCGGCATCGCTGTTGAGGCGGTATCGCCCGACTGGGTCGATCCGATAAAAATATTCGAGACATTGTGGGTGGCCGGTCGCGGCGTTGCTTACGGAAAAAAAGCGAACGGTGCAGGAAGCAGTTTTGGATCCGGCTTCGCCAACCTCGTCAGGCAGTCCTGCAGGATCGACCTTGAGGACTATCTGGACGCAACCAAGGCGCGGGCGGTCTACGCTGCCGGTGTACACCATTTCTTCGAACGTTTCGATATTTTACTGACCCCGACAATCCCCATTTTGCCGTTCGATGCTGAGCTCGAAGCGCCGGAAGGCATGGGCAGCAACTCGGACGTTCTGCCCTGGACGGGTTGGACGCCGTTTACCTATCCGTTCAACATTACCGGCAACCCAGCAGCTTCTATCCCTGCAGGCTTGTCGAGCACCGGAATGCCGGTCGGTCTACAGGTCATCGGCCGCCGGCATTCCGATGCAACTGTCCTGGCGTTCTGCCGGGATCTTGAAGAGAAGGCTGGCTTCTTCGTCATGAAGGGTGACCTGCCCGAGCTGGTGGAGGCCGTTGAATGA